Proteins from one Fusobacterium periodonticum 1_1_41FAA genomic window:
- the csm3 gene encoding type III-A CRISPR-associated RAMP protein Csm3 gives MYTLKGKLLIKGTIKLITGLHIGTSGDFSAIGAVDTIVIRDSVTNKPMIPGSSLKGKMRYLLARTKYHSSLELEDIKKEDICIKRLFGSSDPIMTSRLQFQDILLSNKSIEEFKEFEFDLPYTEIKYENTIDRTKGVANPRQLERVPAGSEFDFQIVYNVENPKEFEEDMKNILLMMDVLEDDYLGGHGTRGYGRIKFKNLSLELKTYTEENKKELVTIEKEIEKIRKELESKVE, from the coding sequence ATGTATACATTAAAAGGAAAATTATTAATAAAAGGAACAATCAAGTTAATTACAGGTTTACATATAGGGACATCAGGAGACTTTTCAGCAATAGGGGCTGTAGATACAATCGTTATAAGAGATTCAGTGACTAACAAACCAATGATTCCTGGGTCATCATTAAAAGGAAAAATGAGATATCTACTAGCAAGAACTAAGTATCATTCTTCTTTAGAATTAGAAGATATTAAAAAAGAAGATATCTGTATAAAAAGATTATTTGGAAGCTCAGATCCAATAATGACATCAAGATTACAATTTCAAGATATTTTATTATCTAACAAGAGCATAGAAGAATTTAAAGAATTTGAATTTGATTTACCTTACACAGAAATTAAATATGAAAATACTATTGATAGAACAAAAGGAGTAGCAAACCCAAGACAATTAGAAAGAGTTCCAGCTGGTTCAGAATTTGATTTTCAAATTGTATATAATGTTGAAAATCCTAAAGAATTTGAAGAAGATATGAAAAACATTTTATTGATGATGGATGTTTTAGAAGATGATTATCTTGGAGGACATGGAACAAGAGGATATGGTCGTATAAAATTTAAAAACCTGTCTTTAGAACTAAAAACTTATACAGAAGAAAATAAAAAAGAATTAGTAACAATAGAAAAAGAAATTGAAAAAATTAGAAAAGAGTTAGAAAGTAAGGTGGAATAA
- the csm4 gene encoding type III-A CRISPR-associated RAMP protein Csm4: protein MSYLLYKLRFQNGIHVGTASGNTLEETMMSVYSDTFYSAVFNEYMKIYNDDELYKISEAGEFLVSDLLPFKEKEDMSTDFYLPKPFISVQRQEIEKNEEEVVDRKKVKATNFIPADKLGEYLTFLKTGKNFPEIDDDFGKKELYTKNKVSLQNEDTKLYNIEVFKFNEKSGLYFIVKIPEDNRWQEIFQGVLDSLALTGIGGKRNSGFGQFRREEPMFFDGETFDAIESESDAYINRGLYSDEKNFLSLSSYSPKKEEIDKIKESENYYQLIKRSGFVNSSLYSEQAEKRKQVYMLSSGSVLTFKPEGKILDLNLHGKHSIYRMGKPIVLGVKI from the coding sequence ATGTCTTATTTACTATATAAACTAAGATTCCAAAATGGTATTCATGTTGGAACAGCTTCTGGAAATACATTGGAAGAAACAATGATGAGTGTGTACTCTGATACTTTCTATAGTGCAGTATTCAATGAATATATGAAAATATATAATGACGATGAGTTATATAAAATTTCTGAAGCTGGAGAGTTTTTAGTATCTGATTTGTTACCATTTAAGGAAAAAGAAGATATGTCGACAGATTTTTATTTACCAAAGCCTTTTATTAGTGTTCAAAGACAGGAAATAGAAAAAAATGAAGAAGAAGTTGTTGATAGAAAAAAAGTGAAAGCAACTAATTTTATTCCAGCAGATAAATTAGGAGAATACTTAACTTTTCTAAAAACTGGAAAAAATTTTCCTGAAATAGATGATGATTTTGGCAAGAAAGAGCTATATACAAAAAATAAAGTTTCTTTACAAAATGAGGATACTAAACTTTATAATATAGAAGTTTTTAAATTTAATGAAAAATCAGGTCTATACTTTATAGTTAAAATTCCTGAAGATAATAGATGGCAAGAAATATTTCAAGGTGTTTTAGACAGTCTTGCTTTAACTGGAATTGGTGGAAAAAGAAACTCAGGATTTGGGCAATTTAGAAGAGAAGAGCCTATGTTTTTTGATGGAGAAACTTTTGATGCTATTGAATCTGAATCAGATGCCTATATAAATAGGGGGTTATATTCAGATGAAAAGAACTTTTTATCTCTTTCGTCTTATTCTCCTAAAAAAGAAGAGATAGATAAAATAAAAGAAAGTGAAAACTATTATCAATTAATAAAAAGAAGTGGTTTTGTAAATAGTTCTTTATATAGTGAACAAGCTGAAAAAAGAAAACAAGTGTATATGCTTTCATCTGGTTCAGTATTGACTTTTAAACCAGAAGGTAAAATATTAGATTTGAATCTTCATGGAAAACATAGTATATATAGAATGGGAAAACCTATTGTACTGGGGGTTAAAATATGA
- the cas10 gene encoding type III-A CRISPR-associated protein Cas10/Csm1 — MDEKLICLQLGALLHDIGKIVRRAGLDKNEYSIAGSNYLKENNLLEEKYKEVYNIMNYHHKKYLSSAKLKEDSLAYIVYEANNIASGMDCEKYEDEGTKGNEMDNLNSIFNVVKEEKNNIKKTFKFFDFDRNNFNMPTSHAIKLTNSDYKKVLDYIQKKLSSFKENLNPEKLAIILEVCCSYFPSSFYVDTPDVSYYDHVKLTAAVAACFYLYDKEKGTKDYQKEYFSKANRNIEKFLLVSGEFSGIQNFIYTISSKMAMKSLRGRSFYLELFAEHIIDEILSELELSRVNLLYSGGSHFYLLLPNTEKSKEVLEKYKEKINSFILEKIGATIYFEMVYSETSAEELGNGLSKDIKDENKIGELFRKTSAKVSKAKLNRYSLDQLKELLDEDSFINKVKSYTKECNICKKPEDEKILERNTKYFDEEAGVELCNSCKSYIDLGKDISRLYHSSNESFIVEENCEENENALIFPKYSKSCVKILIKSKEYILRNINKIHRYYAINSNSIGDRFCKNIWVGNYNVMNKDATIGENLIEFKELVKKAKGIERLAVFRADVDNLGTLFQSGFENKNSKEPYKNVTLSKSVVLSRYLSDFFKRKINLILEKKDAIKDTNELFKKYCDIICEGNSNPRDIVIVYSGGDDIFAIGTWNDTIEFAIDLRTAFKEFTNDKITLSAGIGFFYENYPIHQMAEKTGNLESLAKANKNSSGEIIKDSVALFGEMSPELNHIYTWDIFIDKVLNEKYKFIKSVTVLNEEDKEKYKDRIVIGKSKWYKLMDLVVSRLTKNANKLDIARFAYILGRINHTTNNKENYDKFKKNLLLWLKNKEDAKQILTAINILIYQERGE; from the coding sequence ATGGATGAGAAATTAATTTGTCTTCAATTAGGAGCTTTGCTTCATGATATTGGAAAAATTGTAAGAAGAGCTGGTTTAGACAAAAATGAATATTCAATTGCAGGCTCTAATTATTTAAAAGAAAATAATTTATTAGAGGAGAAGTACAAAGAAGTTTATAATATAATGAATTACCATCATAAAAAATATTTATCGTCTGCAAAACTTAAAGAGGATTCATTAGCTTATATAGTCTATGAAGCTAATAATATTGCTTCAGGTATGGATTGTGAAAAATATGAAGATGAGGGAACAAAAGGGAATGAGATGGATAATCTAAATTCCATCTTTAATGTCGTAAAAGAGGAAAAAAATAATATCAAAAAAACTTTTAAGTTTTTTGACTTTGATAGAAACAATTTTAATATGCCAACATCACATGCCATAAAATTAACAAATTCAGATTATAAAAAAGTTTTGGACTACATACAAAAAAAATTAAGTAGTTTTAAGGAAAACCTAAATCCTGAGAAATTAGCAATAATATTAGAAGTATGTTGCTCTTATTTTCCATCAAGTTTTTATGTCGATACTCCTGATGTGTCATATTATGATCATGTAAAATTGACAGCAGCAGTAGCAGCTTGTTTTTATCTTTACGATAAAGAAAAAGGAACTAAAGACTATCAAAAAGAATATTTTTCAAAAGCAAATAGAAATATAGAAAAATTTCTTTTAGTTTCTGGTGAATTTAGTGGAATACAAAATTTTATTTATACAATATCATCAAAAATGGCTATGAAATCTTTGAGAGGAAGGTCATTCTATTTAGAATTGTTTGCTGAACATATAATAGATGAAATTTTATCAGAATTAGAACTTTCAAGAGTAAATCTTCTTTATAGTGGAGGAAGTCATTTTTATCTATTATTACCTAATACTGAGAAATCAAAAGAAGTTCTGGAGAAATACAAAGAAAAAATAAATAGTTTTATTTTAGAAAAAATAGGAGCAACGATTTATTTTGAAATGGTATATAGTGAGACTTCAGCAGAAGAATTAGGTAATGGATTAAGTAAAGATATAAAAGATGAAAATAAAATAGGAGAGTTATTTAGAAAGACATCTGCTAAAGTTTCTAAGGCTAAATTAAATAGGTATTCATTAGATCAATTAAAAGAGCTTCTTGACGAAGATAGTTTTATAAATAAAGTAAAAAGTTATACAAAAGAATGTAATATTTGTAAAAAGCCTGAAGATGAAAAAATATTGGAAAGAAATACTAAATATTTTGATGAAGAAGCAGGGGTAGAACTATGTAATTCATGTAAGAGTTATATTGATTTAGGAAAGGATATTTCAAGATTATACCATTCTAGTAATGAAAGTTTTATAGTTGAAGAGAATTGTGAAGAAAATGAAAATGCTCTTATTTTTCCTAAATATTCAAAATCTTGTGTAAAGATTTTAATAAAGAGTAAAGAATATATCTTAAGAAATATAAATAAAATTCATAGATATTATGCTATAAACTCGAACTCTATTGGAGATAGATTTTGTAAAAATATTTGGGTAGGAAACTACAATGTGATGAACAAGGATGCAACTATTGGAGAAAATCTTATCGAATTTAAAGAATTAGTTAAGAAAGCTAAAGGAATAGAAAGATTAGCTGTTTTTAGAGCTGATGTTGATAACTTGGGTACTCTTTTCCAATCAGGATTTGAAAACAAAAATTCAAAAGAACCATATAAGAATGTAACTCTTTCAAAATCAGTTGTTCTTTCAAGATATCTTTCAGATTTTTTTAAAAGAAAAATAAATTTGATACTTGAAAAAAAAGACGCCATTAAAGATACCAATGAGTTATTCAAAAAATATTGTGATATTATCTGTGAGGGCAATTCAAATCCAAGAGATATTGTTATAGTTTACTCAGGTGGAGATGATATTTTTGCAATAGGAACTTGGAATGATACTATAGAATTTGCAATAGATTTAAGAACAGCATTTAAAGAATTCACTAATGATAAAATCACATTATCTGCTGGGATAGGATTCTTCTATGAAAATTATCCTATTCATCAAATGGCTGAAAAAACAGGTAATTTAGAAAGCTTAGCAAAAGCTAATAAAAATTCTAGTGGAGAAATTATTAAAGATTCGGTTGCTTTATTTGGAGAAATGAGCCCAGAGCTAAATCATATATATACTTGGGATATTTTTATAGATAAAGTTTTAAATGAAAAATATAAATTTATAAAATCTGTGACTGTATTGAATGAAGAAGATAAAGAAAAGTATAAAGATAGAATAGTTATTGGAAAATCAAAATGGTATAAATTAATGGATTTAGTAGTAAGCAGACTTACAAAAAATGCTAATAAGTTAGATATAGCAAGATTTGCCTATATTTTGGGAAGAATAAATCATACAACTAATAATAAAGAAAACTATGATAAATTTAAGAAAAATCTATTATTATGGTTAAAAAATAAAGAGGATGCAAAACAAATTCTAACAGCTATTAATATATTAATTTATCAAGAAAGGGGAGAATAA
- the csm2 gene encoding type III-A CRISPR-associated protein Csm2 produces MNNINVQEKIEKYQEDKKNTVTTTQLRLLLSNAVIIKNKIQVETRTKKGDEISEKLENEIKYLLVKHIYQCGREPKVKRFDNEFYISEKIKEIGRSAKKFNEFYRYLEEIVAYMKYYES; encoded by the coding sequence ATGAACAACATAAATGTACAAGAAAAAATAGAGAAGTATCAAGAAGATAAAAAAAATACAGTGACAACAACACAATTGAGATTGCTATTATCTAATGCAGTAATTATAAAAAATAAAATACAAGTTGAAACAAGAACAAAAAAAGGAGATGAAATCTCTGAAAAATTAGAAAATGAGATAAAATATTTGCTTGTAAAACATATCTATCAATGTGGGAGAGAACCTAAAGTAAAAAGATTTGATAATGAATTTTATATATCAGAAAAAATAAAAGAAATAGGAAGGTCAGCTAAAAAATTTAATGAATTTTATCGTTATCTTGAAGAAATTGTTGCGTATATGAAATATTATGAATCATAA